A genomic stretch from Thunnus maccoyii chromosome 19, fThuMac1.1, whole genome shotgun sequence includes:
- the nim1kb gene encoding serine/threonine-protein kinase NIM1: protein MPGSQYQVTGTKFHHSLYSLTDSSVGPEDEEADPPVPLTPLQKLTTDMCKDEKTIKELIIGRRVGFYKVRGEIGYGTFSRVKLAFHALTKDKVALKILDRTRLDTQAQRLLSREITSMESLQHPNVVRLYEVVETPSRLFLVLEYAGGGDLHNKIYNEGKLSDNTSKVAFAQILSAIKYMHDISIIHRDMKAENVLFTSSGCVKVADFGFSTRVSNRNDALDTFCGSPPYAAPELFRDECYVGPPVDVWAMGVLLFFMVTGTMPFRAETMGKLRRCIIEGAYTIPPWVPGPCQRLIKGILKTVPADRYAVDQMLGCDWLLPVEFPWSLVPPEPDSPLQSLLDSERGDLEEEEEHEEVRNSLEELGITQLHLRNNSLKDSRSPVTGVYRIVLHRVQKRRGCDSLPVVRGMVRDPKREGLRAYRGLRHTSKFCVLS, encoded by the exons ATGCCCGGGAGTCAGTACCAGGTGACAGGCACCAAGTTCCACCATAGCCTCTACAGCCTGACAGACAGCTCTGTCGGCCCAGAGGATGAGGAAGCAGACCCCCCGGTGCCCCTCACCCCCCTGCAGAAGCTCACCACAGACATGTGCAAGGATGAGAAGACCATCAAGGAGCTGATTATAGGCCGCAGAGTGGGCTTCTACAAGGTCCGCGGGGAGATCGGCTACGGGACCTTCTCCAGAGTCAAACTGGCTTTTCACGCTCTGACTAAAG ACAAAGTGGCCCTGAAGATCCTGGATCGGACGAGGCTGGATACTCAGGCTCAGCGGCTGCTCTCCAGAGAGATCACCAGCATGGAGTCCCTGCAGCATCCTAACGTGGTCCGTCTGTACGAGGTGGTGGAGACGCCGAGTCGCCTCTTCCTGGTGCTGGAGTACGCAGGAGGAGGAGACCTCCACAATAAGATCTACAATGAGGggaaactgtctgacaacaccAGCAAGGTCGCGTTTGCCCAGATCCTTTCTGCCATCAAATATATG CACGACATCAGCATCATCCACCGCGACATGAAGGCAGAGAACGTCCTGTTTACCAGCAGCGGCTGTGTGAAGGTGGCCGACTTTGGATTCAGTACGCGGGTTTCAAACCGCAACGACGCCCTCGACACCTTCTGTGGCTCGCCACCTTACGCAGCCCCGGAGCTCTTCAGAGACGAGTGCTACGTGGGGCCTCCTGTGGACGTGTGGGCCATGGGGGTTCTGCTTTTCTTCATGGTGACCGGCACCATGCCGTTCCGTGCCGAGACTATGGGCAAGCTGCGGCGCTGCATCATTGAAGGCGCCTACACCATCCCTCCCTGGGTGCCCGGCCCCTGCCAGAGGCTTATCAAGGGCATCCTGAAGACGGTCCCCGCCGATCGTTATGCCGTCGACCAGATGCTGGGCTGTGATTGGCTCTTACCTGTTGAGTTTCCCTGGTCGCTGGTGCCTCCTGAACCAGATAGCCCTCTGCAAAGCCTGCTGGACTCGGAGCGTGGGGacctggaggaagaagaggaacatGAGGAGGTCAGGAACTCGCTGGAGGAGCTCGGGATTACCCAATTGCACTTACGGAACAATTCACTCAAAGACAGCCGCAGCCCTGTCACTGGAGTTTATCGAATCGTGCTGCACCGAGTGCAGAAGAGGAGGGGCTGCGACAGCCTGCCTGTAGTCCGAGGGATGGTGAGGGACCCCAAGAGGGAGGGCCTCCGGGCCTACCGGGGCCTCAGACACACCTCCAAGTTCTGTGTGCTTTCATAA
- the LOC121886269 gene encoding growth arrest and DNA damage-inducible protein GADD45 gamma-like: MQSPGKSLKEALLCAQSEDRLTVGVYESAKIMTDDPDSVSFCVLAMDEEFECDIALQIHFTLIQSFCFDNDISIVRVSDMQRLAEIVGDKAEQLEDAHCVLITNPAEGSWEDPTLEKLHLFCEESRRLNDWVPEISLPGR; this comes from the exons ATGCAGTCTCCTGGAAAATCTCTGAAGGAAGCTCTGCTCTGTGCTCAGAGCGAGGATCGACTCACTGTTGGAGTCTATGAGAGTGCCAAAATCATGACTGA tGACCCGGACAGCGTGTCTTTCTGCGTCCTGGCCATGGATGAGGAGTTTGAGTGTGATATCGCTCTCCAGATCCATTTCACGCTCATCCAGTCCTTCTGCTTCGACAACGACATCAGCATCGTCAGAGTGAGCGACATGCAGCGTCTGGCTGAGATTGTTGGCGACAAGGCGGAGCAGCTTGAAGATGCTCACTGCGTCCTCATCACG AACCCAGCTGAAGGTTCTTGGGAGGACCCCACTCTGGAGAAACTGCACCTGTTCTGTGAGGAGAGCCGCCGTCTGAACGACTGGGTTCCTGAGATCAGCCTGCCCGGGCGTTGA
- the gadd45gb.1 gene encoding growth arrest and DNA-damage-inducible, gamma b, tandem duplicate 1 yields the protein MTLEEVLIQKPTERAQCTGKALEEVLETAKDNDSLTVGVYECAKVMNLDPDSVSFCVLAMDEEFECDIALQIHFTLIQSFCFDNDISIVRVSDMQRLAEIVGDKAEQLEDAHCVLITNPAEGSWEDPALEKLHLFCEESRRLNDWVPEISLPGR from the exons atgaCTCTTGAGGAAGTTCTGATCCAGAAACCCACCGAGCGTGCTCAGTGCACCGGCAAAGCCCTGGAGGAGGTCCTGGAGACCGCTAAAGACAACGACTCCCTCACCGTCGGTGTCTACGAGTGCGCAAAAGTTATGAATCT TGACCCGGACAGCGTGTCTTTCTGCGTCCTGGCCATGGATGAGGAGTTTGAGTGTGATATCGCTCTCCAGATCCATTTCACTCTCATCCAGTCCTTCTGCTTTGACAACGACATCAGCATCGTCAGAGTGAGCGACATGCAGCGTCTGGCTGAGATTGTTGGCGACAAAGCGGAGCAGCTTGAAGATGCTCACTGCGTCCTCATCACG AACCCAGCTGAAGGTTCTTGGGAGGACCCCGCTCTGGAGAAACTGCACCTGTTCTGTGAGGAGAGCCGCCGTCTGAACGACTGGGTTCCTGAGATCAGCCTGCCCGGGCGTTGA